Proteins encoded in a region of the Drosophila gunungcola strain Sukarami chromosome 3L unlocalized genomic scaffold, Dgunungcola_SK_2 000005F, whole genome shotgun sequence genome:
- the LOC128259220 gene encoding purine nucleoside phosphorylase isoform X1 yields the protein MTGYKVANGNGTTNGTNGSTNGNKSAEYIAQENPTMCSRDCCSGPGGSRKGNTCTDKKGAKAGSLNTEKIIPTPQSLLYPYEVIEEIADFITKGSGMRPKIGIICGSGLGSLADIIQDPKIFEYEKIPNFPVSTVEGHAGRLVVGTLEGATVMAMQGRFHFYEGYPLAKCSMPVRVMKLCGVEYLFATNAAGGINPRFAVGDIMLMHDHVNMLGFAGNSPLQGPNDPRFGPRFPALVNSYNKDLINKAIEIGKAMGIESNIHVGVYSCLGGPNYETIAELKALRMMGVDAVGMSTVHEVITARHCDMKVFAFSLITNKCATEYSDKKDEEANHDEVMAVAKNRQKACCELVARLIREIHSASA from the exons ATGACGGGTTACAAGGTGGCTAATGGCAATGGCACCACAAATGGAACCAATGGAAGCACCAATGGAAACAAGTCAGCGGAATACATAGCCCAGGAGAATCCCAC AATGTGTTCCCGCGACTGTTGCTCCGGACCAGGTGGCTCCAGAAAGGGCAACACCTGTACGGACAAGAAAGGAGCCAAAGCCGGGAGTCTGAATACGGAGAAGATCATACCCACTCCACAAAGTCTGCT GTATCCCTATGAGGTCATCGAGGAGATTGCCGACTTTATCACCAAGGGCTCCGGAATGCGCCCCAAGATCGGCATAATTTGCGGTTCTGGGCTGGGTTCTCTGGCCGATATTATTCAGGATCCGAAGATCTTTGAGTACGAGAAGATCCCAAATTTCCCGGTGTCCACAGTGGAGGGCCATGCCGGAAGGCTGGTGGTCGGCACACTCGAGGGCGCAACTGTGATGGCGATGCAGGGCAGGTTCCACTTCTACGAGGGATATCCCTTGGCCAAGTGCTCGATGCCGGTGCGCGTGATGAAGCTTTGTGGGGTGGAGTACCTGTTTGCCACGAATGCAGCGGGTGGCATTAATCCGCGTTTCGCGGTGGGCGACATTATGCTGATGCACGACCATGTCAATATGCTGGGATTCGCTGGCAACTCACCGCTTCAGGGACCCAATGATCCGCGATTCGGACCCCGTTTCCCCGCTCTGGTGAACTCCTACAACAAGGACCTGATCAACAAGGCCATCGAAATTGGCAAGGCCATGGGCATCGAGTCGAACATCCATGTGGGCGTCTATTCCTGTCTGGGCGGACCCAACTACGAGACCATTGCCGAACTGAAGGCCCTGCGCATGATGGGCGTGGATGCGGTGGGCATGTCCACGGTCCACGAGGTCATCACTGCCCGGCACTGCGACATGAAGGTGTTCGCCTTCAGCCTCATCACCAACAAGTGTGCCACCGAGTACAGCGACAAGAAGGACGAGGAGGCCAACCACGATGAG GTAATGGCTGTGGCGAAGAACAGGCAGAAGGCCTGCTGCGAACTGGTGGCCCGACTTATCCGGGAAATCCACTCTGCATCCGCTTAG
- the LOC128259220 gene encoding purine nucleoside phosphorylase isoform X5 encodes MTGYKVANGNGTTNGTNGSTNGNKSAEYIAQENPTMCSRDCCSGPGGSRKGNTCTDKKGAKAGSLNTEKIIPTPQSLLGNGKILCEITPEELRALRVLNEDTYPYEVIEEIADFITKGSGMRPKIGIICGSGLGSLADIIQDPKIFEYEKIPNFPVSTVEGHAGRLVVGTLEGATVMAMQGRFHFYEGYPLAKCSMPVRVMKLCGVEYLFATNAAGGINPRFAVGDIMLMHDHVNMLGFAGNSPLQGPNDPRFGPRFPALVNSYNKDLINKAIEIGKAMGIESNIHVGVYSCLGGPNYETIAELKALRMMGVDAVGMSTVHEVITARHCDMKVFAFSLITNKCATEYSDKKDEEANHDEVMAVAKNRQKACCELVARLIREIHSASA; translated from the exons ATGACGGGTTACAAGGTGGCTAATGGCAATGGCACCACAAATGGAACCAATGGAAGCACCAATGGAAACAAGTCAGCGGAATACATAGCCCAGGAGAATCCCAC AATGTGTTCCCGCGACTGTTGCTCCGGACCAGGTGGCTCCAGAAAGGGCAACACCTGTACGGACAAGAAAGGAGCCAAAGCCGGGAGTCTGAATACGGAGAAGATCATACCCACTCCACAAAGTCTGCT CGGGAATGGAAAAATCCTATGCGAAATTACGCCTGAAGAGTTAAGAGCCTTGCGGGTTCTCAACGAAGACAC GTATCCCTATGAGGTCATCGAGGAGATTGCCGACTTTATCACCAAGGGCTCCGGAATGCGCCCCAAGATCGGCATAATTTGCGGTTCTGGGCTGGGTTCTCTGGCCGATATTATTCAGGATCCGAAGATCTTTGAGTACGAGAAGATCCCAAATTTCCCGGTGTCCACAGTGGAGGGCCATGCCGGAAGGCTGGTGGTCGGCACACTCGAGGGCGCAACTGTGATGGCGATGCAGGGCAGGTTCCACTTCTACGAGGGATATCCCTTGGCCAAGTGCTCGATGCCGGTGCGCGTGATGAAGCTTTGTGGGGTGGAGTACCTGTTTGCCACGAATGCAGCGGGTGGCATTAATCCGCGTTTCGCGGTGGGCGACATTATGCTGATGCACGACCATGTCAATATGCTGGGATTCGCTGGCAACTCACCGCTTCAGGGACCCAATGATCCGCGATTCGGACCCCGTTTCCCCGCTCTGGTGAACTCCTACAACAAGGACCTGATCAACAAGGCCATCGAAATTGGCAAGGCCATGGGCATCGAGTCGAACATCCATGTGGGCGTCTATTCCTGTCTGGGCGGACCCAACTACGAGACCATTGCCGAACTGAAGGCCCTGCGCATGATGGGCGTGGATGCGGTGGGCATGTCCACGGTCCACGAGGTCATCACTGCCCGGCACTGCGACATGAAGGTGTTCGCCTTCAGCCTCATCACCAACAAGTGTGCCACCGAGTACAGCGACAAGAAGGACGAGGAGGCCAACCACGATGAG GTAATGGCTGTGGCGAAGAACAGGCAGAAGGCCTGCTGCGAACTGGTGGCCCGACTTATCCGGGAAATCCACTCTGCATCCGCTTAG
- the LOC128259220 gene encoding purine nucleoside phosphorylase isoform X4, with protein sequence MTGYKVANGNGTTNGTNGSTNGNKSAEYIAQENPTYPYEVIEEIADFITKGSGMRPKIGIICGSGLGSLADIIQDPKIFEYEKIPNFPVSTVEGHAGRLVVGTLEGATVMAMQGRFHFYEGYPLAKCSMPVRVMKLCGVEYLFATNAAGGINPRFAVGDIMLMHDHVNMLGFAGNSPLQGPNDPRFGPRFPALVNSYNKDLINKAIEIGKAMGIESNIHVGVYSCLGGPNYETIAELKALRMMGVDAVGMSTVHEVITARHCDMKVFAFSLITNKCATEYSDKKDEEANHDEVMAVAKNRQKACCELVARLIREIHSASA encoded by the exons ATGACGGGTTACAAGGTGGCTAATGGCAATGGCACCACAAATGGAACCAATGGAAGCACCAATGGAAACAAGTCAGCGGAATACATAGCCCAGGAGAATCCCAC GTATCCCTATGAGGTCATCGAGGAGATTGCCGACTTTATCACCAAGGGCTCCGGAATGCGCCCCAAGATCGGCATAATTTGCGGTTCTGGGCTGGGTTCTCTGGCCGATATTATTCAGGATCCGAAGATCTTTGAGTACGAGAAGATCCCAAATTTCCCGGTGTCCACAGTGGAGGGCCATGCCGGAAGGCTGGTGGTCGGCACACTCGAGGGCGCAACTGTGATGGCGATGCAGGGCAGGTTCCACTTCTACGAGGGATATCCCTTGGCCAAGTGCTCGATGCCGGTGCGCGTGATGAAGCTTTGTGGGGTGGAGTACCTGTTTGCCACGAATGCAGCGGGTGGCATTAATCCGCGTTTCGCGGTGGGCGACATTATGCTGATGCACGACCATGTCAATATGCTGGGATTCGCTGGCAACTCACCGCTTCAGGGACCCAATGATCCGCGATTCGGACCCCGTTTCCCCGCTCTGGTGAACTCCTACAACAAGGACCTGATCAACAAGGCCATCGAAATTGGCAAGGCCATGGGCATCGAGTCGAACATCCATGTGGGCGTCTATTCCTGTCTGGGCGGACCCAACTACGAGACCATTGCCGAACTGAAGGCCCTGCGCATGATGGGCGTGGATGCGGTGGGCATGTCCACGGTCCACGAGGTCATCACTGCCCGGCACTGCGACATGAAGGTGTTCGCCTTCAGCCTCATCACCAACAAGTGTGCCACCGAGTACAGCGACAAGAAGGACGAGGAGGCCAACCACGATGAG GTAATGGCTGTGGCGAAGAACAGGCAGAAGGCCTGCTGCGAACTGGTGGCCCGACTTATCCGGGAAATCCACTCTGCATCCGCTTAG
- the LOC128259220 gene encoding purine nucleoside phosphorylase isoform X2 produces MTGYKVANGNGTTNGTNGSTNGNKSAEYIAQENPTGNGKILCEITPEELRALRVLNEDTYPYEVIEEIADFITKGSGMRPKIGIICGSGLGSLADIIQDPKIFEYEKIPNFPVSTVEGHAGRLVVGTLEGATVMAMQGRFHFYEGYPLAKCSMPVRVMKLCGVEYLFATNAAGGINPRFAVGDIMLMHDHVNMLGFAGNSPLQGPNDPRFGPRFPALVNSYNKDLINKAIEIGKAMGIESNIHVGVYSCLGGPNYETIAELKALRMMGVDAVGMSTVHEVITARHCDMKVFAFSLITNKCATEYSDKKDEEANHDEVMAVAKNRQKACCELVARLIREIHSASA; encoded by the exons ATGACGGGTTACAAGGTGGCTAATGGCAATGGCACCACAAATGGAACCAATGGAAGCACCAATGGAAACAAGTCAGCGGAATACATAGCCCAGGAGAATCCCAC CGGGAATGGAAAAATCCTATGCGAAATTACGCCTGAAGAGTTAAGAGCCTTGCGGGTTCTCAACGAAGACAC GTATCCCTATGAGGTCATCGAGGAGATTGCCGACTTTATCACCAAGGGCTCCGGAATGCGCCCCAAGATCGGCATAATTTGCGGTTCTGGGCTGGGTTCTCTGGCCGATATTATTCAGGATCCGAAGATCTTTGAGTACGAGAAGATCCCAAATTTCCCGGTGTCCACAGTGGAGGGCCATGCCGGAAGGCTGGTGGTCGGCACACTCGAGGGCGCAACTGTGATGGCGATGCAGGGCAGGTTCCACTTCTACGAGGGATATCCCTTGGCCAAGTGCTCGATGCCGGTGCGCGTGATGAAGCTTTGTGGGGTGGAGTACCTGTTTGCCACGAATGCAGCGGGTGGCATTAATCCGCGTTTCGCGGTGGGCGACATTATGCTGATGCACGACCATGTCAATATGCTGGGATTCGCTGGCAACTCACCGCTTCAGGGACCCAATGATCCGCGATTCGGACCCCGTTTCCCCGCTCTGGTGAACTCCTACAACAAGGACCTGATCAACAAGGCCATCGAAATTGGCAAGGCCATGGGCATCGAGTCGAACATCCATGTGGGCGTCTATTCCTGTCTGGGCGGACCCAACTACGAGACCATTGCCGAACTGAAGGCCCTGCGCATGATGGGCGTGGATGCGGTGGGCATGTCCACGGTCCACGAGGTCATCACTGCCCGGCACTGCGACATGAAGGTGTTCGCCTTCAGCCTCATCACCAACAAGTGTGCCACCGAGTACAGCGACAAGAAGGACGAGGAGGCCAACCACGATGAG GTAATGGCTGTGGCGAAGAACAGGCAGAAGGCCTGCTGCGAACTGGTGGCCCGACTTATCCGGGAAATCCACTCTGCATCCGCTTAG
- the LOC128259220 gene encoding purine nucleoside phosphorylase isoform X3 encodes MCNTDCCSNPKGKAGTKTAINDPGKWSQIIATPESKLYPYEVIEEIADFITKGSGMRPKIGIICGSGLGSLADIIQDPKIFEYEKIPNFPVSTVEGHAGRLVVGTLEGATVMAMQGRFHFYEGYPLAKCSMPVRVMKLCGVEYLFATNAAGGINPRFAVGDIMLMHDHVNMLGFAGNSPLQGPNDPRFGPRFPALVNSYNKDLINKAIEIGKAMGIESNIHVGVYSCLGGPNYETIAELKALRMMGVDAVGMSTVHEVITARHCDMKVFAFSLITNKCATEYSDKKDEEANHDEVMAVAKNRQKACCELVARLIREIHSASA; translated from the exons ATGTGTAACACCGATTGCTGTTCGAATCCCAAAGGCAAAGCTGGCACTAAAACCGCCATCAATGATCCTGGCAAGTGGTCACAAATAATAGCCACTCCAGAAAGTAAGCT GTATCCCTATGAGGTCATCGAGGAGATTGCCGACTTTATCACCAAGGGCTCCGGAATGCGCCCCAAGATCGGCATAATTTGCGGTTCTGGGCTGGGTTCTCTGGCCGATATTATTCAGGATCCGAAGATCTTTGAGTACGAGAAGATCCCAAATTTCCCGGTGTCCACAGTGGAGGGCCATGCCGGAAGGCTGGTGGTCGGCACACTCGAGGGCGCAACTGTGATGGCGATGCAGGGCAGGTTCCACTTCTACGAGGGATATCCCTTGGCCAAGTGCTCGATGCCGGTGCGCGTGATGAAGCTTTGTGGGGTGGAGTACCTGTTTGCCACGAATGCAGCGGGTGGCATTAATCCGCGTTTCGCGGTGGGCGACATTATGCTGATGCACGACCATGTCAATATGCTGGGATTCGCTGGCAACTCACCGCTTCAGGGACCCAATGATCCGCGATTCGGACCCCGTTTCCCCGCTCTGGTGAACTCCTACAACAAGGACCTGATCAACAAGGCCATCGAAATTGGCAAGGCCATGGGCATCGAGTCGAACATCCATGTGGGCGTCTATTCCTGTCTGGGCGGACCCAACTACGAGACCATTGCCGAACTGAAGGCCCTGCGCATGATGGGCGTGGATGCGGTGGGCATGTCCACGGTCCACGAGGTCATCACTGCCCGGCACTGCGACATGAAGGTGTTCGCCTTCAGCCTCATCACCAACAAGTGTGCCACCGAGTACAGCGACAAGAAGGACGAGGAGGCCAACCACGATGAG GTAATGGCTGTGGCGAAGAACAGGCAGAAGGCCTGCTGCGAACTGGTGGCCCGACTTATCCGGGAAATCCACTCTGCATCCGCTTAG